DNA from Candidatus Methylomirabilota bacterium:
GGAGATGGAGCGAATCGTCCGCGAGTGGGCGACGCGGGCCGGATGGCCGGCGAGCTCCGGCCGGGCCGAACCCAAGCGAGAGGGCGATCCCGACGCCGACCGCCTGCGCCAGGAGGTGGCCGCGCTCCGCGAGCGCCTGCGCGCGCTGGAGGAGCGGCTCGAGAAACGCCGGGCCGAGAAGTAGCCGTCCGAGCCCCTGCCTGAGCGATCATTGTCTCGGGCCTGGCCGAGCGTTGTTGACAACGCGCTGCGTTACGACCGGGGTCGGGTCGCGCAATGCGTCACACAGCAGCGTGATACGGTTCTGGCCCGATCCAAGGCGTCCGAGGAGGCAGGCTGATGGCCACCAACGATACCCTGGCCCGGATGTTCTGGAGCAGGGTCGAGCGCAGCGCCGACAAGCCCGCGCAGCGGTTCAAGCGCGACGGCACCTGGCACACCCTCACCTGGCGGCAGGTCGGCGACATCGTGCAGGAGCTGGCCCTGGGGCTGATCGCGCTCGGCCGCCAGCAGGGCGACACGGTGGCGCTGCTCTCGGCCAGTCGCATGGAGTGGGCGCAGGCCGACATGGCCATCCTCAGCGCGGGCTGCGTGACGGTGCCGATCTATCCGAGCTACCCGCCGGAGCTCATCGCCTATGTCGTCAACGATTCTCAGGCCCGGACGCTGATCGTCGAGGATCCGGTCCAGCTCGCCAAGGCCCTGGAGGCGCGGGGCAAGATGGAGTCGCTCGAGCACATCGTCGTCATCAGCGGGTACGAGGCCCCCCAGCCCCCCGAGATGATCCTGACCTGGCAGTCGCTCCGCCGGCTCGGCCGGGACTGGCGAGCCTCGTTGCAGTCCACGCTGGCCGAGCGCCTGGCCGCCACGCGGCCGGAGGACGTCGCCACCATCGTCTACACCTCGGGCACGACCGGACCGCCCAAGGGCGTCGTGCAGACGCACGGCAACCACATGGCCGCGCTCAACGCGGCGGGGCAGGAGCGGCGCGTCGAGGAGGGGTGGGTGCACCTGCTCTTCCTGCCGCTGGCCCACTCGTTCGCGCGACTGGAGTCCTTCATCGGGCCGTTCGAGGGGTTGACGACGGCGTTCGCCGAGAGCCTGGACAAGGTCGCCGAGAACCTGCGCGAGACACAGCCGCACTTCATCTGCTCGGTGCCGCGAGTGTTCGAGAAGGTCTACGCGAAGATTCTCGCCGGCGTGGCCGTTTCCTCCCCGCTCAAGCAGCGCATCTTCCACTGGGCGCTGGGGGTGGGGCGCGCGGTGAGCCGGCTGCAGCAGGACGGCAAGCCGATTCCGGCCACCCTGGCGTTGCGCCATCGCATCGCCCACAAGCTGGTGTTCGCCAAGCTCCACGCGGCCCTGGGCGGGCGCCTGCAGTATGCGGTGAGCGGCGGGGCCCCGCTCTCGCGTGACATCGCCGAGTTCTTCCACGCCGCCGGCATCCTGGTGCTGGAGGGCTACGGGCTGACCGAGACCTGCCCGGTGCTCACGGCGAATCAGCCGACCCGCTTCAAGTTCGGCTCGGTCGGGCGTCCCGTGCCCGGCGTCGAGCTGAAGATCGCCGCCGACGGGGAGATCCTGGCCCGGGGAGCGAACATCGCCACCCGCGGTTACTTCAAGCAGCCCGACGCCACCCGGGAGGTCTTCGAGCCCGACGGCTGGTTCCACACGGGCGACATCGGCCACCTCGACGGCGACGGGTTCCTCTACATCACCGACAGGAAGAAGGACCTGATCGTCACGGCCGGCGGCATGAACATCGCGCCCCAGAATGTCGAGAACGTCCTGAAGGCCGATCCGTTCATCAGCCAGGTCATGGTCTACGGCGATCGCAGGCCGTACGCGGTGGCGCTCATCGGCCTGAACCCGGAGGAGCTGCAGAAGTTCGCCCAGGAGCAGGGGATCATGGTCAGCGACCCCGCCGTGCTCGTCAAGGATCCCCGGGTCATCGAGCGCGTGGAACGGATCGTGGAGGAGAAGAACACCAAGCTGCAGTCGTATTCCCAGATCAAGAAGTTCTCCATCCTGCCCTCCGACTTCAGCCAGGAAGGCGGCGAGCTCACGCCCACGCTCAAGGTCAAGCGCAAGGTGGTCATCGAGAAGTACCGGGACGCCCTGGAGTCGCTCTACCGGTGACGGCCCTCGGCGGGACAGTGGCGGTGATCACCGGCGCCAGCCGTGGGCTGGGCCGCGCCATGGCGGTGGCGTTCGCCGAGGCCGGGGCCGACATGGCGCTGGCCGCTCGGTCCAAGCCCGACCTGGAGGAGACCGCGCACCTGGTGCAAGCGGCCGGGCGCCGCGCGCTGGTCGTGCCGACCGACGTGACCTCCTATGCGGAGGTCGAGACCCTGATGACCCGCGCCCTCCGGGAGCTCGGGCGACTGGACATCGTGGTCAACAACTCGGGGGTGGCCCGGGTCAAGCCCCTGGTGGAGTGGACGCCCGACGAGTGGCGGGCCCTCGTCGACGTAAATTTAATGAGCGTGCTCAACGGGTGCCGGGCGGCGGCGCCCCATCTGATCGCCCAGCAGGCGGGCAAGGTCATCAATGTGTCCTCGATGCTCGCCGCCGTCGGCCTGGCCGGCTACTCGGTCTACTCGGCGACCAAGGGCGCCATCATCGCCTTCACCCGCACGATGGGGGTCGAGTGGGCCCGCAACAACATCCAGGTGAACGCCATCGCGCCAGGCTGGTTCGACACCGAGATGTCGGCCCCGGCGTGGCGGGAACCCCGCATCGGCGAGCGGCTGGTCCGCGACATCCCGGCGCGGCGGATCGGCCGACCGGAAGAGATCGGCCCACTGGCCGTCTACCTCGCTTCGGCGGCCTCCGACTTCATGACCGGGCAGACGATCTTCCTCGACGGCGGCCACACGGCCGCCTGACCCGCCGGGCCGGGCGATTGTTGTCCGGCCAGGGCTCCTCGGGTACAGTGGGCCGCCATGAACGCCGCCGTCCTGCACGGCCCACGGGATCTGCGCGTGCATGCGTCGCCGGATCCGGTGCCCGGCGACGACCACGTCCTCGTCCGCGTGGCCGCGGCCGGGCTCTGCGGCACCGACTACAGCATCTGGAGCGGGGACCGGCGCGTGGCCTACCCGCGGATCATGGGCCACGAGTTCCTGGGCGAGGTGGCGGCGGTCGGCCCCGGCGTCACGCGGGTGGCTCCGGGAGCGCGCGTCGTGGTCGAGCCCAACTACTCCTGTGAGCGCTGCCCGCTCTGTCTCGAGGGCAACCGTAATCTCTGTCTGAGCCGGACGGCGGTCGGCATCGACACCGACGGGGGATTCGCCGACCTTGCCCGGGTGCCCGCCCGCTGCTGCTGGCCGGTCCCCTCAGGCCTGGCGACGGACGATGCGCTGCTGGCCGAGCCGCTCGCCGTCGTCGTGCGGGCGGCCAACCGGGGCGGTGTGCGGCAAGGGGAATCGGCCGCCGTGCTGGGGGCCGGGACGCTGGGGCTCCTCGCCCTGCAGGTGCTGCGGGCCCGGGGGGCCCGCGTGCTCGTGGTGAGCCGCACGGCACGGCGCTTCGAGCTGGCGCGGACGCTCGGCGCCGAGGCCACCCACGTCGCGGCCGAGGGCAGCCTGGAGACGGCGGCGCGAGGGTTCTCGGGCCGCGAAGGCGTGGACCTGGTGATCGAGACCGCGGGCACGCCCGACGCGGCCGGCCACGCCCTCAGCCTGGTGCGCCCGGGCGGGCGCGTCGTGCTGACGGGGCTGCCCCACGCGCCGGCGCCCCTCAGCATCTTCGGCGTCGTGCGCCGCGAGGTCACGATCCTCGGCTCGATGATCTATCAGGACGAGTTCCCGCAGGCCCTGCGCCTGCTCGCCGAGGGCCGGGTGCGCGGCGCCCCGCTCATCACCCACCGCTTCGGCCTCGAGGCCATCGCGCAGGCGTTCGTCGCGCACCGTGACCCGACGTCCATCAAGGTCGCCGTGCTGCCCCGGCCCTCCTGACATGGCCTTCGCGATCATCAACGGCATCCGGATCCACTACGAGATCGTCGGCGAGGGCGATCCGGTGCTCCTGATCAACGGGCTCTCGGCCCCGGCGGTGAACTGGGGGCTCCAGGTCAAGGCGCTGGCGCCGCACTTCCGGGTCGTCACCTTCGACAACCGTGGCGTGGGCGAGACGGATCTGCCGGCCGAGCCCGTGTACAGCACCGCCCAGCTCGCCGACGACGCCGCGGCGCTGCTCCGCCATCTCAAGATCGCGCGGGCCCACGTGGTGGGGGCCTCGATGGGCGGCACCATCGCCCAGGAGCTGGCCCTGCGCCACCCGCGGCTGGTGCGCTCGCTGGTGCTGGCGTGCTCGTGGGGGCACGCGGACGCGCGCTTCCTGCACACGATCGAGTCGTGGATCGCGCTGGCCCACCGGGTGCCCGTCGAGGAGCGCCACCGTCACGTCCTCTACCCCTTGCTCTACAGCCCCCGGTTCTTCGAGAAGAAGGAGAACCTCGAGACGGTCTTCCAGCGGACGATGGCCTATCCTCACCAGACCAAGCCGGAAGCCATCGAGCGCCAGGGCCGCGGCATCCTGGCCTGGAACGGCACGCGGGTGACCCGGCTCAAGGCGATCCGGGTCCCCACACTGGTGCTGGTGGGCCGAGACGACATCCTCACGCCTCCGGAATTCTCACGCCGCCTGGCCGGGCTGATCCCTCGGGCCCGTCTGGCCGTGCTGCCGGGCGGCCACGCGTTCTTCATCGAGGAGGCCGAGCTCTTCAATCGCGCGATGCTGGGGTTCCTGCGCGCGGTCCGGGCGAAGTGAGCGCCGCCTGACCTGGTTCGTTCTCGCGCTGGCCTCGGCGCTGTTCCAGGTGCTGCGCAACACGACGATGAAGCGCCTGGGCCACGCGCTCGACGAGTACATCAACGTGTGGGGTCGGTTCACCTTCCTGCTGCCGTTCGCGCTGATCACCGCGTGGGCGACGGGCTGGCCGGAGCTGGGGCCGGGCTTCGCGGGCTGGTGTCTGGCGTTCGGCGTGTGCCAGACCATCTCCACGCTCGCGCTGTCCAAGGCCCTCAAGCTCTCGGCCATCTCGCTGGTCACGGCGCTGTGGAAGGTGAGCCTGCTGGTGCTGCTGCTGATGGGGTACGCGTTCGGCGAGCGTCCCAGCGCGCTGGGCGTGGCGGGCGTCCTGCTCTCGGCCGCCGGCGTCTACCTGCTCAACGTCTCCCGGGCCCGGATCTCTCCGTGGGCCCCGCTGGTGGTGCTCGTCACCGACCGTGGCCAGCGCTACACTCTGCTGGCGGCCCTGTTCTACGCCCCCTCGGTCCTCACGATCAAGGAGGCCATCCTGGCCTCCGATGCCGCGACCGGCACGCTGGGCGCGTACGCGGCGGCGAGCGTGATGATGACCCCCGTGGCCCTGTTCACCTCGGCCCGTCACTTCGGCGCGGTGCCCCGCTACTGGAAAGCGTTCGTGGCGCTCGGGCTGTTCGCCGCGCTCACGACGCTCAGCCAGGGGGTCGCCTATACGCTGACGCTCGCCTCCTATGTGGAGGCCGTCAAGCAGGTGGAGATTGTCTTCGCTATGGCCGTCGGCGTCCTGGCGTTCAGCGAGGCCCAGCGGGTCAGAGAATCCGCGCCGGGGGCCCTGGTGATGCTGCTGGGCATGGTGCTGCTGGCGCTGGCCGGCTAGGCCGCCGCGAGCAGACTTCGCGCTTGACGCCGGCATGATCCGGCTGTATCAGCCGGGCATGGCGCCTGGGATCGGCCGATGAAGACCCGACTGGCGGACGGGGTCGCCCTCTGCCTGACCGACGTCCACAAGCGCTACGGCTCGCTGCACGTTCTGCAGGGGATCACCCTGGAAGTGGGCGACCGGGAGATCATCACCGTCGTCGGACCGAGCGGGTGCGGCAAGACCACGCTGCTGCGCATCGTGAACGGTCTCATCCCGCACGATCAGGGCGAGGTGTTCTTCCGCAAGGAGCCGGTCGCCGGCCCCCGCCCCGAACTGGCCATGGTATTCCAGCACTTCGGGCTGTTTCCCTGGAAGCGGCTCCATCAGAACGTCGCCTACGCGCTCAGCCTGCAGCGTCGCCAGCGAGTGGAGATCGACCGCCTCGTCAACCACTACATCCGGCTCGTGGGGCTGCAGGGGTTCGAGGAGCGGTTCCCCGCCGAGCTGTCGGGCGGGATGCGACAGCGGGTCGGCCTGGCCCGAGCCCTCGCCGCCCAGCCCGACGTGCTGCTGCTCGACGAGCCGTTCGGCGCCCTGGACGCCCTCACCCGCGAGCAGCTGCAGGAAGAGCTGCTGCGGATCAACGAGGTCGAGCCCAAGGCGATGATCTTCGTCACCCACAGCATCGACGAGGCCCTGCTGCTGGGGGATCGCGTCGTGGTGATGAGCCCCCGGCCGGGGCAGATCCGGTTCGAGCTGAAGACCGAGTTCGGACGTGGGCGGAACCTGGAAGCCCTGCGCCGCAGCGGCCGGTTCCAGGCGCTGCGCCACTATCTCTGGGAGGCCATCCGTCACCCCAACGCGGAGCCGGGTCCGGTTCCCGACCAGGGTTGGGTCGAAAAGGAGATGCGTCCGTGACGACTCTTGCGCCCGTTGCCGACGCGCTGCACGCCAAAGCGACCGCCCGTACGCCGGCCTGGCTGGCCTGGCTGCTGGAGCCCCGCGTCTACGTGCGCGTGCTCTCCGTGGCCACGGTGCTGGGCGCGTGGGAGCTGCTCGGTCAGCGCGGGATGATCCCGCCCGCCATCTTCAGCTACCCGAGCGCCATCGTGTCCGCGTTCATCGGGCTGCTGGGGAATGGCGAGATGGCGGTGGCGGCCTATCAGAGCTCGCAGATCCTGTTCACCGGGCTGGGCATCGCCATTCCCGGCGGGATCCTCATCGGCATCCTGATGGGGCGCTTCCGCACGTTCGAGTACGCCGTGGACGTGTTCATCTACGCGCTCTACGCGACCCCGGTGGTGGCGCTGGCCTTTCCCATCGCCATGGTGCTTGGGGTGGATTTCGTCGGAAAGACCACCATCGTCATCTTCTTCGCGATCATTCCCGTGATCGTGAACGTCTTTCACGGCGTGCGCAACATCGACCTCGAGCTCCTGGAGGTCACGCGCTCGTTCTGCTCGAGCGAGGGCCAGCGCTGGCGCGACCTGATCTTCCCCTCGGTGGTGCCCTACCTGGTCGCCGGCCTGGGCATGGCGATGGGCCGCGGGCTGGTCGGCATGGTGGTGGCCGAGTTCCTCATGAGCATCTCGGGGCTGGGGGCCCTGAGTCAGGACTACATCGCCAACCTGGAGCTGGACAAGGGGCTGGCGCCCGTGCTGCTGCTGATGATCGCGGGGATCGTGCTCACGAAGCTGATCGGGGTGTTCGAACACAAGTTCGCCGCCTGGAGAGTTCGCGCGGAGTCCTAACCCACACCAAGGGAGGCAGCCATGAGACGGACAGTGCAGGGGATGGCCGTGCTCGTCCTGCTCGCGTTTCTGCCCTGGCTCGGTCCCGGCGCCGCTGAATCGGCGGACAAGCTGCTGCTCGGCATGCCGGTGAAGCCGCCGAACATGGTGCACGTGCCCGTCTTCTACGCCCTGGACAAGGGGCTGTTCAAGAAGCACGGCCTCGACGTCGAGGTGAAGTTCTTCCGGGGCGGCGGCGCCACCCACCGGGCCGCGACGAGCGCCCAGAGCGACCTCGACGTCGCCTGGGTGCCGGCGCCCATCGCCATGAGCGGGATCTCGGGCGGCAGCGGCCTCAAGATCTTCCACTCCATGGCGTTCAAGAACGAGGCGCAGGTGGCGGCCAAGCCCGGCATCACCTCACCGGCCGGGCTGAAAGGCCTGACCATCGGGATCGAAGACAAGGGCGGGTACAGCCATCTGGGCGCCCTGGCCGTCATGGGGACGGCGGGCCTCACGGACGAGGACGTCAAGTACATCAAGACGCCTCCGCCAGCCCGGGTGCCGTATCTGATCGGGGGCAAGGCCGACGCCGTCGTCATCCACGTGGAGCAGGTCCTCCTGGCCCAGAAGCAGCAGCCGGGGGTCACGAGCCTGGGCGACATCTGGAAGCTCATGCCCGACTATCTCTACGGCGCATTCGTCGCCCCGGAGGCCAAGCTGGAAAGCCGGCGGGACGCATACGTCCGCTTCACTGCGGCGATGATGGAGTCCAACCGGGCCGTCTACAAGGACAAGGCGGGCTACCTGGAAGTCGCCAAGAAGTGGATCGGCCCGGTCTACGCCGAGCACCCGGACATCGTGGACAGGACCTACGAGACCTTCGTCAAG
Protein-coding regions in this window:
- a CDS encoding long-chain fatty acid--CoA ligase → MATNDTLARMFWSRVERSADKPAQRFKRDGTWHTLTWRQVGDIVQELALGLIALGRQQGDTVALLSASRMEWAQADMAILSAGCVTVPIYPSYPPELIAYVVNDSQARTLIVEDPVQLAKALEARGKMESLEHIVVISGYEAPQPPEMILTWQSLRRLGRDWRASLQSTLAERLAATRPEDVATIVYTSGTTGPPKGVVQTHGNHMAALNAAGQERRVEEGWVHLLFLPLAHSFARLESFIGPFEGLTTAFAESLDKVAENLRETQPHFICSVPRVFEKVYAKILAGVAVSSPLKQRIFHWALGVGRAVSRLQQDGKPIPATLALRHRIAHKLVFAKLHAALGGRLQYAVSGGAPLSRDIAEFFHAAGILVLEGYGLTETCPVLTANQPTRFKFGSVGRPVPGVELKIAADGEILARGANIATRGYFKQPDATREVFEPDGWFHTGDIGHLDGDGFLYITDRKKDLIVTAGGMNIAPQNVENVLKADPFISQVMVYGDRRPYAVALIGLNPEELQKFAQEQGIMVSDPAVLVKDPRVIERVERIVEEKNTKLQSYSQIKKFSILPSDFSQEGGELTPTLKVKRKVVIEKYRDALESLYR
- a CDS encoding glucose 1-dehydrogenase, which encodes MTALGGTVAVITGASRGLGRAMAVAFAEAGADMALAARSKPDLEETAHLVQAAGRRALVVPTDVTSYAEVETLMTRALRELGRLDIVVNNSGVARVKPLVEWTPDEWRALVDVNLMSVLNGCRAAAPHLIAQQAGKVINVSSMLAAVGLAGYSVYSATKGAIIAFTRTMGVEWARNNIQVNAIAPGWFDTEMSAPAWREPRIGERLVRDIPARRIGRPEEIGPLAVYLASAASDFMTGQTIFLDGGHTAA
- a CDS encoding alcohol dehydrogenase catalytic domain-containing protein, whose amino-acid sequence is MNAAVLHGPRDLRVHASPDPVPGDDHVLVRVAAAGLCGTDYSIWSGDRRVAYPRIMGHEFLGEVAAVGPGVTRVAPGARVVVEPNYSCERCPLCLEGNRNLCLSRTAVGIDTDGGFADLARVPARCCWPVPSGLATDDALLAEPLAVVVRAANRGGVRQGESAAVLGAGTLGLLALQVLRARGARVLVVSRTARRFELARTLGAEATHVAAEGSLETAARGFSGREGVDLVIETAGTPDAAGHALSLVRPGGRVVLTGLPHAPAPLSIFGVVRREVTILGSMIYQDEFPQALRLLAEGRVRGAPLITHRFGLEAIAQAFVAHRDPTSIKVAVLPRPS
- a CDS encoding alpha/beta fold hydrolase yields the protein MAFAIINGIRIHYEIVGEGDPVLLINGLSAPAVNWGLQVKALAPHFRVVTFDNRGVGETDLPAEPVYSTAQLADDAAALLRHLKIARAHVVGASMGGTIAQELALRHPRLVRSLVLACSWGHADARFLHTIESWIALAHRVPVEERHRHVLYPLLYSPRFFEKKENLETVFQRTMAYPHQTKPEAIERQGRGILAWNGTRVTRLKAIRVPTLVLVGRDDILTPPEFSRRLAGLIPRARLAVLPGGHAFFIEEAELFNRAMLGFLRAVRAK
- a CDS encoding EamA family transporter, whose amino-acid sequence is MLRNTTMKRLGHALDEYINVWGRFTFLLPFALITAWATGWPELGPGFAGWCLAFGVCQTISTLALSKALKLSAISLVTALWKVSLLVLLLMGYAFGERPSALGVAGVLLSAAGVYLLNVSRARISPWAPLVVLVTDRGQRYTLLAALFYAPSVLTIKEAILASDAATGTLGAYAAASVMMTPVALFTSARHFGAVPRYWKAFVALGLFAALTTLSQGVAYTLTLASYVEAVKQVEIVFAMAVGVLAFSEAQRVRESAPGALVMLLGMVLLALAG
- a CDS encoding ABC transporter ATP-binding protein; protein product: MKTRLADGVALCLTDVHKRYGSLHVLQGITLEVGDREIITVVGPSGCGKTTLLRIVNGLIPHDQGEVFFRKEPVAGPRPELAMVFQHFGLFPWKRLHQNVAYALSLQRRQRVEIDRLVNHYIRLVGLQGFEERFPAELSGGMRQRVGLARALAAQPDVLLLDEPFGALDALTREQLQEELLRINEVEPKAMIFVTHSIDEALLLGDRVVVMSPRPGQIRFELKTEFGRGRNLEALRRSGRFQALRHYLWEAIRHPNAEPGPVPDQGWVEKEMRP
- a CDS encoding ABC transporter permease subunit — translated: MTTLAPVADALHAKATARTPAWLAWLLEPRVYVRVLSVATVLGAWELLGQRGMIPPAIFSYPSAIVSAFIGLLGNGEMAVAAYQSSQILFTGLGIAIPGGILIGILMGRFRTFEYAVDVFIYALYATPVVALAFPIAMVLGVDFVGKTTIVIFFAIIPVIVNVFHGVRNIDLELLEVTRSFCSSEGQRWRDLIFPSVVPYLVAGLGMAMGRGLVGMVVAEFLMSISGLGALSQDYIANLELDKGLAPVLLLMIAGIVLTKLIGVFEHKFAAWRVRAES
- a CDS encoding ABC transporter substrate-binding protein; this encodes MRRTVQGMAVLVLLAFLPWLGPGAAESADKLLLGMPVKPPNMVHVPVFYALDKGLFKKHGLDVEVKFFRGGGATHRAATSAQSDLDVAWVPAPIAMSGISGGSGLKIFHSMAFKNEAQVAAKPGITSPAGLKGLTIGIEDKGGYSHLGALAVMGTAGLTDEDVKYIKTPPPARVPYLIGGKADAVVIHVEQVLLAQKQQPGVTSLGDIWKLMPDYLYGAFVAPEAKLESRRDAYVRFTAAMMESNRAVYKDKAGYLEVAKKWIGPVYAEHPDIVDRTYETFVKERIWSVNGGLPKSSVEWTNTFNAKLKKYRGVPPTYEQLVDLRIGKEALAKVGEVEPAEQ